A region of Clarias gariepinus isolate MV-2021 ecotype Netherlands chromosome 25, CGAR_prim_01v2, whole genome shotgun sequence DNA encodes the following proteins:
- the fyco1b gene encoding FYVE and coiled-coil domain-containing protein 1, whose product MASVTVGENQLQRIIRDLHDAVAELTREHVESGEPITDDSPSLHKFSSKLEYLLQFDQKEKATFLRSRKDYWDYFCDCLAKNKGANDGIRFVKSISELKTSLGKGRAFIRYCLVHQRLADTLQQCLMNQRVTCDWYYARSPFLKSHLNVDIVNHLYELNEIQFDVASRGYDLDSEWPTFARRTMGSAVTGANVWRPPSRCSSVNSLVSNYSQQVHEFLPGPEFGSSFQADLGELEELSCSAVDDLHIELDQSELMKQQLQDQVHLLTDEAAELKQEVADLHVKLLAAESVGKATKQSPNHETEGEKLEAGSETKDWAKQAKRLAQELKAQGEKLKETEEALHRLRASSEERTISVQQADELQATVNRLNEALTLKEQEAKDLHTQLQDVQTALQEKVHQLEEVKRKAVIEHQELQQKHCSLKEALDNDIVSLQEQLKAKDIKLSIITQKFQQLENQSLESQSKKLEEYKTQCVNLMEINAKLVSTVKRSEESNKELTQTKAALERELASLRASEEQIKATNGPSSQENKTLADHELMDGQTEELIKQTAHIKDLHLTQHSETEEAASRLALAEAQLDLNMKEVSRLQEEVVDLRTRLQVALEERMKIQALQEVTEVSRAELCAQTEQLKSQVEDQNRQHVQKLLHCREKEEALEKKLNIDTQAQAKLQTELDSMKEELDVLKRQNNALALENEDAREALHRANTETAELGVQVCMLTGQNEEARLLCEQLSAKMQEMLGGQNNLQTLNDSVETLRNDNVRLQEELRQAGGVMQGKKELQQRLEGAQEEARSLRKSHQRELSALRVQLNEATTNHQNQMKVLNEELLGTRSQMEAEREKVSLLETRLTELEVNNSSHSDALEEKNAYVAKSDMLLQQKEEQLKQIQSDLAKAQEELALSQKACQDLSENLRRTLLEKETSDLKSSAEIDDLYRTKRNLEERLIELIREKDALWQKSDALEFEQKLRAEEQSDRELPYCAECHTQFSWWLRRHNCKLCGRPFCYYCCAHTVNNPQGGVRERCCKDCYTRHGAADRPPQEELGSPFQVSHSPLSSTPTRASMPSVTVAPQSPRADDAAFDIITDEEVNCIYDNSDMLPYTTALSPGSGQQGTTHEISSSTSGGDLTADESEDLPSSVQDAELCLLKSGDITLSIPFSVEEISSFGRDSRELFIKSSCYSTIPVTVVTAGPTISWVFSSTPKSISFSVVYKESTDTPLEQAKVLIPLTRCKSHKETIQGQVKARKPGEYTLIFDNSFSRFISKKVQYKLKVEQTVVYDGIDGS is encoded by the exons ATGGCATCTGTGACAGTTGGTGAAAATCAGCTCCAAAGGATAATCAGAGATCTGCATG ATGCAGTTGCTGAGTTGACCAGGGAGCATGTGGAGAGCGGAGAACCCATCACAGACGACAGCCCTAGTCTCCATAAGTTCTCGTCCAAACTAGAGTACTTACTGCAA tttgACCAGAAGGAGAAAGCCACTTTTCTGCGCAGTAGGAAGGACTACTGGGACTATTTCTGTGATTGCTTGGCCAAGAACAAAGGGGCTAATGACGGCATCCGCTTCGTCAAATCTATTTCAGAG CTGAAGACGTCTCTGGGAAAAGGCCGAGCCTTTATCCGGTACTGCCTGGTGCACCAGCGACTGGCCGACACTCTCCAGCAATGTCTGATGAACCAGAGAGTCACATG TGACTGGTACTACGCCCGCAGTCCTTTTCTGAAGTCCCACCTCAATGTGGACATCGTCAATCACCTGTACGAGCTGAACGAGATCCAGTTTGACGTCGCATCCAGAGGATATGATCTAGACTCCGAGTGGCCCACGTTCGCCAG GAGAACTATGGGGTCAGCAGTGACAGGTGCCAACGTGTGGAGACCGCCCAGCCGCTGCTCCAGTGTCAACAGCCTCGTGAGCAACTACTCTCAG CAAGTGCACGAATTCCTTCCAGGCCCAGAGTTCGGTAGCAGTTTTCAAGCAGACCTTGGGGAACTAGAAGAACTTTCTTGTAGTGCTGTAGATGACCTGCACATTGAACTTGACCAGTCAGAGTTAATGAAGCAGCAACTTCAAGATCAAGTTCATCTGCTGACTGATGAAGCAGCCGAGTTAAAGCAGGAGGTTGCGGATCTCCATGTGAAGCTACTTGCTGCTGAGAGTGTAGGCAAAGCAACAAAGCAGTCACCTAATCACGAGACTGAAGGGGAGAAGCTAGAGGCTGGGAGTGAAACCAAGGATTGGGCAAAGCAGGCTAAAAGATTGGCTCAAGAACTCAAGGCTCAGGGAGAAAAGTTAAAAGAAACTGAAGAGGCGCTTCACAGGCTCCGTGCATCTAGTGAAGAAAGAACCATTTCAGTCCAGCAGGCTGATGAGCTTCAAGCGACTGTTAATCGCCTTAATGAGGCTTTGACTTTAAAGGAACAGGAAGCAAAGGATTTGCATACTCAGCTGCAGGACGTGCAAACCGCACTACAGGAAAAAGTTCACCAGCTAGAGGAAGTTAAGAGAAAAGCAGTGATTGAGCATCAGGAGCTTCAGCAAAAACACTGCAGCCTAAAGGAAGCACTAGATAATGACATTGTGTCTCTGCAAGAGCAGTTGAAGGCAAAGGATATCAAGCTTTCGATCATCACTCAGAAGTTCCAGCAGTTAGAAAACCAGAGCCTGGAAAGCCAAAGCAAGAAGCTGGAGGAGTACAAGACCCAGTGTGTCAACTTAATGGAGATCAATGCAAAGTTGGTTAGTACAGTAAAGAGGAGCGAGGAAAGCAACAAGGAGCTGACGCAGACCAAAGCTGCTCTGGAGAGAGAACTGGCCTCTCTAAGAGCTTCCGAGGAGCAGATCAAGGCCACCAATGGACCAAGTTCCCAGGAGAACAAGACATTAGCTGACCATGAATTAATGGATGGCCAAACTGAAGAGCTAATTAAGCAGACAGCTCACATAAAAGATCTCCACCTAACCCAGCACTCTGAAACTGAAGAAGCAGCTTCCAGACTAGCTCTAGCTGAAGCTCAGCTAGACCTAAACATGAAGGAGGTCTCCAGGCTCCAGGAGGAGGTTGTAGATCTTCGAACCCGGCTCCAAGTGGCCTTAGAAGAGAGGATGAAGATTCAAGCTTTGCAGGAGGTTACTGAGGTATCCAGGGCAGAACTTTGTGCTCAGACTGAGCAGCTGAAGTCGCAGGTGGAGGATCAGAACCGTCAACACGTACAGAAGCTCCTGCATTGTAGGGAGAAGGAGGAGGCTCTGGAGAAAAAGTTGAATATTGACACCCAGGCTCAAGCCAAGCTACAGACTGAGCTGGACTCCATGAAGGAGGAGCTTGATGTGCTGAAGAGACAGAACAATGCCCTCGCCCTGGAGAACGAAGACGCTAGGGAAGCCCTTCACAGGGCCAATACCGAGACTGCTGAATTGGGCGTCCAGGTGTGTATGCTGACCGGGCAGAACGAAGAGGCCAGGTTGCTTTGTGAGCAACTCTCAGCCAAGATGCAGGAGATGCTGGGGGGACAAAATAACCTACAGACTCTCAACGACTCAGTGGAGACCCTGAGAAATGACAATGTGCGCCTCCAAGAGGAGCTGAGACAAGCAGGGGGTGTCATGCAAGGCAAGAAGGAACTCCAGCAGAGGCTTGAGGGGGCGCAGGAGGAGGCTAGGAGCTTGCGAAAAAGCCACCAGAGAGAGCTCAGCGCTCTTCGGGTTCAGCTGAACGAAGCAACCACAAACCACCAAAACCAGATGAAG GTTTTAAATGAGGAGCTGCTGGGCACAAGGTCTCAGATGGAAGCAGAGCGTGAAAAAGTGTCCCTTCTGGAGACCAGACTTACAGAGCTCGAG GTGAACAACAGCAGCCACAGTGATGCGCTTGAGGAGAAAAATGCCTACGTTGCAAAATCTGACATGTTGCTCCAGCAGAAAGAGGAACAGCTGAAACAAATACAAAGCGACCTGGCAAA ggctcAGGAGGAACTCGCTCTCAGCCAGAAAGCCTGTCAGGACCTGAGTGAGAACCTGCGCAGAACGCTCCTTGAGAAGGAGACGAGTGATTTAAAGTCATCTGCAGAGATAGACGATCTTTATCGCACAAAGAGAAACCTGGAGGAGAGACTTATTGAGCTCATTCG GGAGAAAGATGCCCTGTGGCAGAAATCCGACGCTCTGGAGTTTGAGCAGAAGCTGAGAGCCGAGGAGCAGTCGGACCGAGAGCTTCCTTACTGCGCGGAGTGTCACACACAGTTCAGCTGGTGGCTGCGCCGACACAACTGCAA GCTGTGCGGCCGGCCTTTTTGTTATTACTGTTGCGCCCACACAGTGAACAACCCGCAGGGCGGCGTCAGAGAGCGCTGCTGTAAGGACTGTTACACACGGCACGGTGCAGCAGATCGTCCCCCTCAGGAGGAACTCGGAAGTCCGTTTCAGGTGTCCCACAGCCCATTAAGCTCGACTCCCACCAGAGCCTCCATGCCCAGTGTcacag TGGCACCGCAGTCCCCCAGGGCAGACGACGCAGCGTTCGATATCATTACAGATGAAGAGGTGAACTGCATTTACGACAACAGCGACATGCTGCCCTACACCACGGCTCTGTCTCCAGGAAGCGGACAGCAAGGAACAACACACGAGAT TAGCAGCAGTACGAGCGGTGGTGACCTCACCGCAGACGAGTCGGAGGATCTGCCGAGCTCGGTGCAGGACGCAGAGCTCTGCCTGCTCAAGTCTGGAGATATCAC GCTGTCCATACCATTCAGCGTGGAAGAGATCTCCAGCTTCGGTCGGGATTCCAGAGAACTCTTCATAAAGTCAAGCTGCTACAGTACCATCCCCGTCACCGTGGTTACCGCCGGACCCACCATCAGCTGGGTGTTTTCCTCTACGCCAAAGAGCATCAGCTTTAGCGTGGTGTACAAAGAGAGCACAGACACACCACTGGAGCAGGCCAAG GTTCTGATCCCTTTAACCCGGTGTAAGTCTCACAAGGAAACGATCCAGGGCCAAGTGAAGGCTCGCAAGCCTGGAGAATACACGCTTATCTTCGACAACTCCTTCTCCAG GTTCATCTCGAAAAAAGTGCAGTACAAACTGAAAGTGGAGCAGACGGTGGTCTACGATGGCATTGACGGCTCTTAG
- the xcr1b.1 gene encoding chemokine XC receptor 1 has product MDQNMEENSTTIYDNYSNNYYDISDESCNKTEVIHFGAVVTPVFFTMVIVFSCVGNALVLWVLIKYENLRSMTNAFLLNLAISDLIFTLGLPFWGLDLVFGWTFGESACKSVSFIFYLGFYSSLIFLTVMTVHRYMAVVHPLSMLLNSTTYYSIGISAFIWFLSFCAATPYFIFSVVSSHPDSESFHFCHFNDIKWKLIGIYLQNIFFLIAFLTIAFCYIEILKRLLRPMSHTRPKTVKLILCIVVAFYLGWTPYNVAIFLDSLISFQISPFNECHVSTTVDYVFNVSRLVAFSHCCLNPVFYVFMGVKFRDHLKKALRSFCRGNDQPTDKRHSHLITSNGEEISMY; this is encoded by the coding sequence ATGGACCAGAATATGGAAGAAAACAGTACAACAATATATgataattatagtaataattattatgacATTTCTGATGAATCGTGCAACAAGACTGAAGTCATTCACTTTGGAGCAGTGGTCACCCCAGTCTTTTTTACGATGGTCATCGTGTTCAGCTGTGTGGGCAATGCCTTGGTCCTGTGGGTGCTGATAAAATATGAGAATCTGAGATCCATGACCAATGCGTTCCTCTTAAACCTGGCCATCTCTGACCTGATCTTTACTCTCGGCCTGCCCTTTTGGGGCTTAGACCTCGTATTTGGCTGGACGTTTGGAGAATCAGCCTGCAAATCAGTGAGCTTCATCTTCTACCTGGGCTTCTACAGCAGCCTCATCTTCCTCACAGTCATGACGGTGCATCGCTACATGGCTGTGGTGCACCCGCTGTCTATGCTCTTGAACAGCACCACATACTATTCCATTGGGATTTCTGCATTTATCTGGTTCCTGAGCTTCTGTGCCGCCACCCCTTATTTCATCTTTAGCGTGGTCAGCAGTCATCCTGATTCTGAGTCTTTTCATTTCTGTCATTTTAACGACATCAAATGGAAGCTGATTGGCATTTACCTGCAAAACATCTTCTTCCTCATTGCCTTCCTCACCATCGCTTTCTGCTACATTGAAATTCTCAAACGCCTTCTCAGACCCATGTCGCACACCCGGCCCAAGACCGTCAAGCTGATTCTCTGCATTGTGGTGGCTTTTTACTTGGGTTGGACGCCATATAACGTGGCCATCTTCCTCGATTCTCTGATATCATTTCAAATCTCGCCATTTAATGAGTGTCATGTCAGCACCACTGTGGATTATGTCTTTAACGTCTCCCGACTGGTGGCGTTCTCTCACTGCTGCCTAAATCCAGTGTTTTACGTCTTTATGGGGGTTAAGTTCAGAGATCACCTAAAGAAAGCACTGAGGAGTTTCTGCAGGGGCAACGATCAACCTACTGACAAACGACACAGCCATCTGATTACCTCAAACGGAGAGGAAATTTCCATGTACTAG